CTTTATACTTTTTTCAATACGATGGAAAGTCGAACTGTAGTTGTTTAATACCTCAACTAATTCTTCTTTACTCATTAGTTGGATGTTCTTCTTATTTCTAGGCATATATTATTATCCTTTTTTAAATATTATAAACTATTTCTAACTATTTTTGCAAACCTATCTTCAACGCTCACGTTGAGAACAAACTGCTTATACAAATATGTAGCATCTTGAAAATATTCAAACTCCCACAGTGCTGCACTGTCCTTATTAACCAAACCAACTTACCTATCTGATCCATAAAAAACTCCTCTACATATAAATACGTAAAGAGGAAAGGAAATTATTTTATTTCGTTGAAAATGAAATAATTACTTCTATGAAATGACCATACTTTGACCATACTTTTGAATAAAACCAACTTAAAATAGAAAACGTAAATTATCAAAAACACTGATACACGGCGTTTTAAACTTTGGTAGATTAAACTAGAAACACTGGATTTTAAAGTGTCTGTTTACCCAGTAGCTCAATAATAGTTGAACTGACTTACTCTATCCTATACTAAGGATAGAGTTTTTTAGTACCATCAGACAAGCATCTATGCTTCAATCAATATCATTATAAAATAATTAAAAAATTTTAACTTACGAGAATTTTTTTTTTGTGATAGCATAAACTCTGCTACAAAAATTAAAGGAGAGTGTTTTATGCCGCAAAACAAAAAAGAAGGATTATTTTTCACAACCATAGTCTGTTTTTCTATGGTGATTTCAATGAGTGCATATAATCTTTTATTACATGGACAATTTTCATTAAGTAATTTATTTGGAGGCTTGGTGCCAGGATTTATCGTGGCATTTATATTTGATGTCTTAGTAGTTTCGTCACCAGCCAAGAAAATTGCTTTTGCTTTACCTGTCAATAAAGAGAAAAATATTCAAATGATCATTGCGGTTTCCAGCTGTATGGTTTTAGGAATGGTCTTTTTTATGTCGATGTACGGGGTTATTATGCAATTTGGTTTCACGGAGAATTTTTTGAGCTATTATATTGGTTCATTTACTAAAAACCTGATCATGGCGTTGCCATTGCAGTTGTTGATTGTAGGTCCTATCTGTAGAATGATTTTAAAGATGAGTCGACAAAGTAGTTGGCTAAAAGAGACAAATAATTAAATAAATCAAAACGAGTAAAGTAAACCAACGAACGGATTTTTACTTTATTCGTTTTTTTTATTATTCAAGGAAAATTGAATAAAAAGAGGGTCTAGCTTTTCAAATGTGCTATAAAGTTGTTATAATTAGGACAATTCTGATTAAGTGGGGGCCTTCAATGATGGAAATACATGAGCGAATTGTCAGATTATTAAATTCTAGTACAGTATTTTTAATTTCAACAATTGATAAACGTGATTTTCCAACGGTTATTACCGTTTCTGAACCGCTGTGGAGAGAGGGCTTGTTAAAGTTACAGTTTTATTTGGATGGCAATGGTGAAACCGTTAAAAATATTCAATGTAATCCAAATGGCTCTGTTTGTTGTTATGAGGAAATCGAGCATGAAAGTTTGCTTTTAAAAGGGAAGTTTACGATTGAACAAATTGAATCAAGGGAAGCAATCGAACCTAAATTATCAACGTACCAAAAAGAAATGAATCACTCAGAACCCGTTTTAGTTAATTTTGAAACATGGACAGCTAGGATACATATGGACAAAAAAACAAAAGATATCATTGTTTAGTACTAAAAAAATTCTATTGTTTATTTAAATAAAATCTGTAAAAGGGGTGGAGAGGATAGTTGATCTCTACTTCTTTTATTCTTTCTAATGGGAAAAATATTTTTAAGAAAATCTAAGCCTTTGTTGATTTTTCTTAATAGGTCTTCATTCTTTATTCAAAAAGTTTTATGTTTGAGTTAAGTTCTTTTGGGTATAGTTAGTCATCGTCAATCAGCGATAAGTAAAGGGGGAATGAAGATGTACGCTGTAAAAGTATTACATGGATATATTGGTAAAGACGGACAACGTACAAGAGATAAAAAGCGTGTTCGGATCTTCTTTAATAAACACTATGCAGAAAAGTTTGCTGATAGAATCGGTGGACGAGTGAAGGAACTTGGATAGATGAATAGCTTACTACAAATAAGCAACCCAAAAGAATTCCATTTGGACTGCTTATTTGTAGTAATAGTTTAGATGTAAAGGTCAAAAACGACGATTTCTGGTGGTACGCCAAAACGTACTGGGATTTTTGTAGTGCCTAAACCTGTATTGACATACAAAGTTGTCTCGTTTGCTAAATCATAAAAGCCTTCAAAATATTTTTCGGCCATTACATTTTTAATAGCAGTGAAGGGTAATCTAACTTGGCCGCCATGGCTGTGTCCTGATAAAATTAGCTGAATATCATGATCAAGTACTTCATCGGCTTTGTCGGGTTCGTGACTCATTAAAATAGTATAGTCGCTTTGGCGGTTTGCTAATGCATCATCAATCGATGGATTTCCTAGCATAGCATCATCTAAGCCACCGATATAGATTGATTTTCCATTTGAAACTGAAAGATTGACACCGGAATTTTCTAATAATTGAAAGTCGGCTGCTGCCAGAATCTCAGCGTAAACACGAGCAGCTCCACCGCCATAATCATGATTGCCCCAAACGGCGTATTTTCCGAGGGGAGCTGTTAGTCTACTTAATGCAGTAATGACTTCTTCAGATGGTCCATATTTTGCATAGTTATCAAATAAATCACCCGTAAATAAAATAATATCAGGCTTTTCATTATTGACTTTTGTAACGATTTTTTCTAATTGTGCAGCTGGATAGTTCTCTTGAATATGAATGTCTGAAAGTTGAACGACTTTGACAGGTTTTTGTCCGTTGTTACTTCCTACGGTGTAGTTATGTGTGACAATTCTTTTCGGTTCTATAAAAAAGGCATAGAGAACCATGCCGATAATGGCTAATAAGACTAAATAAAAAAAGTATCTTTTTTTCATTTGGAACCTCACTTTCTCCACATAGTATAACGAAAAGAAGTTAAAAAAAGGTAAAATGATGTGTAACAGACTGAAACTTTAGAATAATTTAGAGGTTGTGTGTCTTCGGTGTTTTTCAAAATCATTATTTGCTATAATAGAGAGGAACTTATTTTGGAAAGAAGGATGAAAAAATGATGGTAAGAGTAAATAAATTAAGAGAGTTAATGAAAAAAAATGATCTTTCAGGTTTTTTAATCACAAGTCCGTACAATTTACGTTACTTAACGAATTTTACTGGAACAACAGGATTAGCTGTAATTACATTAGATAAAGCTTTTTTCGTAACTGATTTTCGTTATACAGAACAAGCAGCAGCCCAAGCACAAGGGTTTGAAATCATTAAAAATGCTGGTCCGATTTATGATGAAGTTGTCGCAATTGCTGAAAAGGAACAATTAGCCAATTTAGCATTTGAAGAGACTTTTGTCAGCTTTGCAGAATACAGCTTACTAGAAGAAATCACGCCATGTGATCTTATTCCAGTAGCAGGTTTAATCGAAGAGTTACGTGAAGTGAAAGATGAAGAAGAAATTGCAATCATTGAAAAAGCGTGTAGCATTGCCGATCTTGGGTTTAAACATATTTTAACGGTAATCAAACCAGGGATGACAGAAATTGAAATCGCTAATCAATTAGATTTTTATATGCGCTCTTTAGGTGCTTCAGGCGTCTCTTTTGAAACGATCGTTGCCAGTGGTTTACGTTCAGCGATGCCTCATGGTGTTGCGAGCCAAAAAGTCATTGAAAAAGGCGATTTGATTACATTAGATTTTGGTTGCTATTATGAAGGCTATGTTTCAGATATGACTAGAACTTTTGCAATCGGTGAGCCTGATAGTAAGTTGAAAGATATTTACCAAATCGTTTTGGAAGCACAATTAAAAGTACTAGACGAGGCTAAACCAGGATTAACTGGTATTCAGTTAGATGCAATCGCTCGTGATCATATTGCTTCATATGGATATGGCGAAGCCTTTGGCCACAGTACAGGCCACGGAATTGGCTTGGAGATCCACGAAGGACCTAATGTTTCTTTCAGAGCGGATCAACAATTTGTCTCTGGGAACGTGATTACTGACGAACCTGGAATTTATCTGCCAGGTCTTGGTGGTGTTAGAATCGAGGATGATCTATTGATCACTAAAGAAGGGAACCGGGTATTGACTCATTCTCCTAAAGAGTTGATTATTTTATAAAAGAATCCCGTATTAATGAGCAAAAAAACGGCGGATATCTTGGCTAAAACTATTTTCTAAGGATAAACCGCTTTCGACTAAATTTCTCATAGTTTTTTTGGTAGCGAAACGAACTAATTAATGATAAACTATGGGTGAATGTAAACTTAGATAGGTGTTTTAGCGATTAAGGAAAATTTTTCTATACTAACGTTGGAATTATCTAGCTTTGCGGACTAGCTCTTCGGGAAAAAGTACCTCATTCATATTTTCCTGTCAGAGCTGAACGTTGTTACCTATGTATTATCTAGCTTCGCAGGCTTGTCTCTCGGAAAAAAACAAAAACGGAATGAGACAAAAAAC
The Enterococcus silesiacus DNA segment above includes these coding regions:
- a CDS encoding peptidase M24, whose protein sequence is MMVRVNKLRELMKKNDLSGFLITSPYNLRYLTNFTGTTGLAVITLDKAFFVTDFRYTEQAAAQAQGFEIIKNAGPIYDEVVAIAEKEQLANLAFEETFVSFAEYSLLEEITPCDLIPVAGLIEELREVKDEEEIAIIEKACSIADLGFKHILTVIKPGMTEIEIANQLDFYMRSLGASGVSFETIVASGLRSAMPHGVASQKVIEKGDLITLDFGCYYEGYVSDMTRTFAIGEPDSKLKDIYQIVLEAQLKVLDEAKPGLTGIQLDAIARDHIASYGYGEAFGHSTGHGIGLEIHEGPNVSFRADQQFVSGNVITDEPGIYLPGLGGVRIEDDLLITKEGNRVLTHSPKELIIL
- a CDS encoding phosphatase, with translation MKKRYFFYLVLLAIIGMVLYAFFIEPKRIVTHNYTVGSNNGQKPVKVVQLSDIHIQENYPAAQLEKIVTKVNNEKPDIILFTGDLFDNYAKYGPSEEVITALSRLTAPLGKYAVWGNHDYGGGAARVYAEILAAADFQLLENSGVNLSVSNGKSIYIGGLDDAMLGNPSIDDALANRQSDYTILMSHEPDKADEVLDHDIQLILSGHSHGGQVRLPFTAIKNVMAEKYFEGFYDLANETTLYVNTGLGTTKIPVRFGVPPEIVVFDLYI